In Anaerolineales bacterium, a single window of DNA contains:
- a CDS encoding carbohydrate ABC transporter permease, whose product MNQKITRRAETIFLNALALLLIIFIVGPLVWVAVASIQGENELLRHPPRIIPQNPTLDNYNYVFTGKIPTSYEVKGQLRSRISQEARLIPAALKNSFIVATSVMAVNLVIGSVAAYTFSRSHFRGKKATLNFILASRLLPVMAVAIPYYVIIQTLGLLDTHISLILVYMALTLPFTIWFLTSYFNGIPRDFEDAAAIDGCNTLQALTRVVVPIALPGFVAAAAFAFMTSYNEFLFARFLTQSIDSQTGPVIISSIAGNPDASYTLISVAITLGLIPPLILAITLRRWLTEGLSTSITFR is encoded by the coding sequence ATGAATCAGAAAATCACCCGCAGGGCCGAGACGATCTTCCTCAACGCTCTGGCGCTGCTGCTGATCATCTTCATCGTCGGGCCGCTGGTATGGGTCGCCGTGGCCAGCATCCAGGGCGAGAACGAGCTGCTGCGCCACCCGCCACGCATCATTCCGCAGAACCCGACGCTTGACAACTACAACTACGTATTCACCGGGAAGATCCCCACCTCCTATGAGGTCAAGGGCCAGCTGCGCAGCCGAATCTCCCAGGAAGCGCGCCTGATTCCGGCTGCCCTCAAGAACAGCTTCATCGTTGCGACCTCGGTGATGGCCGTCAATCTGGTGATCGGTTCCGTGGCCGCCTACACCTTTTCCCGTTCGCACTTTCGCGGCAAGAAGGCGACGCTGAACTTCATCTTGGCCAGCCGCCTGCTGCCTGTGATGGCCGTGGCCATCCCGTACTATGTCATCATCCAAACCCTGGGGCTCCTCGATACCCACATTTCGCTCATCCTTGTCTACATGGCGCTAACCCTCCCCTTCACCATCTGGTTTCTCACATCGTACTTCAACGGCATTCCCCGGGACTTCGAAGATGCTGCCGCCATCGATGGCTGCAACACGCTGCAGGCTTTGACACGCGTGGTCGTGCCGATCGCCCTTCCCGGCTTCGTGGCCGCGGCCGCCTTCGCCTTCATGACCTCCTACAACGAGTTCCTCTTCGCCCGCTTCCTGACCCAGTCGATCGACTCGCAGACCGGGCCGGTCATCATTTCATCCATCGCCGGCAATCCCGACGCCAGCTATACCCTGATCTCCGTCGCCATCACCCTGGGCTTGATCCCACCGTTGATCCTGGCAATTACGCTGCGGCGATGGCTGACCGAAGGACTGTCAACTTCGATCACCTTCCGCTAG
- a CDS encoding DUF5107 domain-containing protein: MADSKSEPAKVECRRGELTLPTYRLLGENRNPVFHSQYGVAHIYPYTLQDEIASSPTDTRYRTLELENRYLRLTVLPELGGRVVSLYDKIAGREVFYKNSVIRFSPLAIRGAFFSGGLEFSFPVAHAPTTVSPVNWAMTEQADGSASIHIGGIEHMSGLRWTVSLSLFPDRCAVAQDVRLSNPTPLPGRYHYWTNASTLSDDRTEFIYPLRRVRSYEFAGTASWPIARLDLIAGQPGLPGMEGVPMWPAGRMHAPVSFRWEKDMLAQVSIFGREVAADFFGAWQHASNTGYAHYADARDVAGMKLWSWGRSPVGVVNQTALTDDGSLYAETQCGAMETQLDFEFMSPGGTRAWREWWIPLRGLGGLTCASPEAGARLAVTPGADDRMDLVVGLCPARPMQDLRLTVGLPGQVLVDEKVTCAPERPWSKTIAIEPRLLADRPLSLRIADAAGEVLLEFDHDRSAVPIELAPASQEVADDGPDGCFRQGLEHQKLDNRLQALEAYRRALSVDGDYAPAHLRLGLMMLRAADFDSARQHLDAAAKGSATEAQYYLGLICRYLGDPRGAAAHFAGVPRDNPLWSPAQRGLAGVALLDGCWQDAVTLLRHAGAEDGHSDQDTLLLAIALRCAGETDAASSALRSILSADPLCLPALHEAGRLDPSAGKSSTRTLERLLADDRQYHLDLACFYLDHGLYQDALVLLTEAAGLWNNPMCAYLAAFVAAAVGDHDLSRRWSEVADQGEPDLVFPSRLWEIVALLHHLQLPSPHAKVKYYLGNFYYAYQRHADAARLWEEARGQLGDSDVLLRNLGMHAWNVQHDPARAIGLIQQALRLNPANQDLYLILDNICREQDLGAERRELLSAIRRLDPPREDVRKRMLSMMVDLDMHEEVLRILATETFGPLEMDQSFHHAYVRALCLRAEAHMRAERLEEAAQDYRQALDYPKNHGVGRPTTSNDAEILYRLGGVYEKLGRFKEAIGAWRLAGQEHHAFAEALHPFVQLALDKLGRYSELGFEV, from the coding sequence GTGGCAGATTCCAAGAGCGAGCCGGCGAAGGTCGAGTGCCGCCGCGGCGAGTTGACACTCCCCACCTATCGCCTTTTGGGAGAGAACCGGAATCCGGTCTTCCATTCGCAGTATGGGGTGGCGCACATCTACCCTTACACCCTCCAGGATGAGATCGCCTCCTCGCCGACCGATACGCGCTACCGCACCCTCGAGCTTGAGAACCGCTACCTGAGGCTGACCGTCCTTCCCGAATTGGGGGGCCGGGTGGTTTCGCTCTACGACAAGATCGCCGGGCGGGAAGTGTTCTACAAGAACTCGGTGATCCGGTTCTCGCCGCTGGCCATCCGCGGCGCCTTCTTCTCCGGCGGCCTCGAGTTCAGTTTCCCAGTGGCGCACGCCCCAACGACGGTCAGCCCGGTCAACTGGGCTATGACAGAGCAGGCCGATGGCAGCGCTTCGATCCATATCGGCGGAATCGAGCACATGTCCGGCCTGCGCTGGACCGTCAGCCTCAGCCTGTTCCCGGACCGCTGTGCTGTCGCTCAAGATGTCCGCCTCTCCAATCCCACTCCGCTTCCCGGTCGCTACCACTATTGGACGAATGCCTCAACGCTATCGGATGATCGGACTGAATTCATCTACCCCCTGCGGCGGGTCCGCTCGTACGAATTCGCCGGAACCGCTTCCTGGCCGATTGCCCGCCTGGACCTGATCGCCGGCCAACCCGGCCTGCCAGGGATGGAGGGCGTGCCGATGTGGCCGGCGGGGCGGATGCACGCCCCGGTCAGCTTCCGCTGGGAGAAGGACATGCTCGCCCAGGTGTCCATCTTCGGCCGGGAGGTGGCCGCCGACTTCTTCGGCGCCTGGCAGCACGCCAGCAACACCGGCTACGCCCACTACGCCGACGCCAGGGACGTGGCGGGGATGAAGCTGTGGTCCTGGGGGCGATCCCCCGTCGGAGTTGTCAATCAGACGGCGCTGACCGACGATGGATCACTCTACGCCGAAACCCAATGCGGGGCCATGGAGACCCAGCTCGATTTCGAGTTCATGTCTCCAGGCGGGACCCGGGCTTGGCGCGAATGGTGGATTCCGCTGCGCGGGCTGGGCGGCCTGACCTGCGCCAGCCCCGAAGCCGGGGCCCGGCTGGCCGTGACGCCGGGCGCCGACGACCGCATGGACCTGGTCGTCGGCCTGTGCCCGGCGCGCCCTATGCAGGATCTGCGTCTGACCGTCGGGCTTCCCGGCCAAGTGCTTGTCGACGAGAAGGTCACATGCGCCCCGGAGAGGCCGTGGTCGAAGACGATCGCGATCGAACCGCGTTTGCTGGCTGATCGCCCGCTCTCCTTGCGAATCGCAGACGCGGCTGGCGAGGTCCTGCTCGAGTTCGACCATGACCGAAGTGCCGTCCCCATCGAGCTTGCGCCTGCCTCGCAGGAGGTCGCCGACGACGGCCCCGACGGCTGCTTCCGCCAAGGGCTTGAACACCAGAAACTGGACAACCGGCTGCAGGCCCTCGAGGCATACCGCCGAGCGTTGAGTGTCGATGGCGACTATGCTCCGGCCCATCTCCGGCTGGGGCTGATGATGCTCCGCGCAGCCGACTTCGATTCGGCCCGACAGCATCTCGACGCAGCAGCCAAGGGCAGCGCAACTGAGGCCCAGTACTACCTTGGCCTGATCTGCCGGTACCTCGGAGATCCGCGGGGCGCGGCAGCTCACTTTGCCGGTGTTCCGCGGGATAACCCACTCTGGTCGCCAGCTCAGCGCGGGCTGGCTGGTGTCGCCCTGCTGGACGGCTGCTGGCAAGACGCCGTCACCTTGCTGCGACATGCCGGCGCGGAGGACGGCCACTCCGACCAGGACACCCTGCTCCTGGCCATCGCGCTTCGCTGTGCAGGCGAGACGGACGCCGCCAGCTCAGCCTTGCGCTCCATCCTCTCGGCCGATCCCCTCTGCCTTCCCGCGCTTCACGAGGCCGGCCGGCTGGATCCTTCGGCGGGCAAATCCAGCACCCGGACGTTGGAGCGCTTGCTGGCCGACGATCGCCAGTACCATCTGGACCTGGCATGCTTCTACCTGGATCACGGCCTGTACCAGGACGCGTTAGTTCTCCTGACAGAGGCGGCCGGGCTCTGGAACAATCCCATGTGCGCCTATCTCGCAGCCTTCGTGGCGGCCGCCGTTGGCGATCACGATCTGTCGCGCCGCTGGTCCGAGGTCGCGGACCAGGGCGAGCCTGACCTGGTCTTCCCCAGCCGGCTGTGGGAGATCGTCGCCCTGCTCCATCACCTGCAGCTCCCCTCCCCGCATGCGAAGGTCAAGTACTACCTGGGCAACTTCTACTACGCCTACCAGCGCCATGCCGACGCGGCCCGCCTGTGGGAGGAAGCCCGGGGCCAGCTTGGGGACTCTGACGTCCTCCTGCGCAATCTGGGTATGCACGCCTGGAATGTGCAGCACGACCCTGCGCGGGCGATCGGGCTGATCCAGCAAGCGCTACGGCTGAATCCCGCCAACCAGGATCTCTATCTGATCCTGGACAACATCTGCCGCGAACAGGACCTCGGCGCAGAGCGCCGCGAGCTCCTCTCGGCCATTCGCCGGCTCGATCCACCCCGCGAGGATGTCCGCAAGCGGATGCTCTCCATGATGGTGGACCTCGACATGCATGAGGAGGTGCTGCGAATTCTTGCGACGGAGACGTTCGGTCCACTTGAAATGGATCAGAGCTTCCACCATGCGTACGTTCGAGCGCTCTGCCTGCGGGCGGAGGCCCACATGAGGGCAGAACGGCTGGAGGAGGCAGCTCAAGACTACCGGCAGGCCTTGGACTATCCGAAGAACCACGGTGTGGGCCGGCCCACAACCAGCAATGACGCCGAAATCCTGTACCGTCTGGGCGGTGTCTACGAGAAGCTCGGCCGGTTCAAAGAGGCCATCGGCGCCTGGCGCCTCGCCGGGCAGGAGCATCACGCGTTCGCCGAAGCGCTGCATCCATTCGTCCAGCTTGCGCTTGACAAGCTTGGCCGATACAGCGAGTTGGGCTTCGAGGTCTAA
- a CDS encoding glutamine amidotransferase, translating into MKVLYAGDAAAKIGPIFVASPFNVEVKGFSTHVWGKPLIDALTEGGIEVLHMSPDVAIADFPRTVEGLSEYDVLILSDIECEVLALYPFWIPGAELPRTNRLKAIREYTRNGGGLLMIGGWTSFSGRFGHGGYYDTPVEQALPVTCLKGLDDRVETPEGVHVAIRQPEHPILKGIPWADCPVFEGFNRILPKEGSSVLATIGEGEDENPLVVVWEFGKGRAMAFSTDCSPHWAAYFQPWQYYGQFWRQSVKWLAKAT; encoded by the coding sequence ATGAAGGTTCTCTACGCAGGTGATGCGGCAGCCAAGATCGGCCCGATCTTCGTTGCCTCGCCTTTCAATGTCGAGGTGAAGGGTTTCTCAACGCATGTATGGGGGAAGCCGCTGATTGACGCCCTGACCGAGGGCGGGATCGAGGTCTTGCATATGAGCCCCGATGTGGCGATCGCCGATTTTCCCCGCACCGTCGAAGGTCTCTCCGAGTACGACGTGCTGATTCTCAGCGACATCGAATGCGAGGTCCTGGCCTTGTACCCCTTCTGGATCCCCGGGGCGGAGTTGCCTCGCACCAATCGTTTGAAGGCGATCCGGGAGTACACCCGCAACGGCGGCGGCCTGTTGATGATCGGCGGGTGGACGTCGTTCAGCGGGCGGTTCGGTCACGGAGGCTACTACGACACGCCCGTCGAGCAGGCCCTGCCGGTCACGTGCCTCAAGGGACTGGATGACCGAGTCGAGACGCCAGAGGGCGTGCACGTTGCGATCCGACAGCCCGAGCACCCGATCCTGAAGGGGATCCCGTGGGCGGACTGTCCGGTCTTCGAAGGCTTCAACCGGATTCTCCCCAAGGAAGGGTCAAGCGTACTGGCCACAATCGGCGAGGGCGAGGACGAGAATCCCCTGGTCGTCGTCTGGGAGTTCGGCAAGGGGCGCGCCATGGCCTTCTCCACGGATTGTTCGCCCCACTGGGCGGCCTATTTCCAGCCCTGGCAGTACTACGGCCAATTCTGGCGTCAGTCGGTGAAGTGGCTGGCAAAGGCTACTTGA